The proteins below come from a single Eucalyptus grandis isolate ANBG69807.140 chromosome 3, ASM1654582v1, whole genome shotgun sequence genomic window:
- the LOC104440184 gene encoding ankyrin repeat-containing protein ITN1: MLQLTSDIVLEAASNGISEIVKLCLKQYPELMWDIGFTNKLIEEVVRGRHVELFRLLNAHDTIPNLRYDIHRNRDLMEAVVGWSTGYAPADFSGSAFLMQRELQWFEVLENRSSPKIESLKFKVKEDENDPSSESLKFEKTNERRGKTYWEVFVEQRKGLLQEAGQWMKDTSSSCSFVAILITAVAFAAAFTVPGGNDDNTGLPIFLKKTSFMVFVIADALALFSSITATLMFLAILTTRYAPKDFLRSLPRKMILGLTFLFLSLAFMLVAFGSALMIILSERWKWIYIPITLLAAGPIVLFAILQLPLYVEMVESSYCPRLYRPVKIWK; encoded by the exons ATGCTCCAATTGACTTCAGACATTGTCCTTGAAGCTGCATCTAATGGAATATCTGAAATTGTCAAGTTATGTCTTAAGCAATATCCGGAATTGATGTGGGATATAGGATTCACAAATAAACTGATTGAAGAAGTAGTGAGGGGACGGCATGTTGAGTTGTTTAGACTACTGAATGCACACGACACAATTCCAAACTTGAGGTACGACATTCACAGGAACCGCGACCTGATGGAGGCAGTAGTAGGATGGTCAACAGGATATGCACCGGCAGATTTTTCTGGGTCAGCTTTTCTTATGCAAAGGGAACTTCAATGGTTTGAG GTACTGGAAAATAGGAGCTCTCCTAAAATTGAAAGTCTAAAATTCAAG GTGAAGGAAGATGAGAACGATCCTTCTTCTGAAAGtctgaaatttgagaaaacaaaCGAAAGGAGAGGGAAAACATATTGGGAAGTCTTTGTAGAACAGCGCAAAGGTTTGCTCCAAGAGGCAGGACAATGGATGAAGGATACATCATCATCTTGTAGCTTTGTAGCGATTCTCATCACTGCAGTAGCTTTTGCTGCAGCTTTTACTGTTCCTGGAGGCAACGACGACAATACAGGGCTCCCGATCTTTTTGAAGAAGACCTCATTCATGGTATTCGTGATTGCGGACGCTCTAGCTCTCTTCTCCTCTATCACTGCCACCTTGATGTTCTTGGCTATCCTAACTACGCGCTATGCCCCAAAAGATTTCCTCCGCTCACTaccaagaaaaatgatattaggcctcacctttctctttctctctttggccTTCATGCTCGTGGCTTTTGGCTCTGCTCTTATGATCATCCTAAGTGAACGATGGAAGTGGATTTACATCCCCATTACTTTGTTGGCTGCCGGCCCTATCGTATTGTTCGCAATCCTACAGCTTCCCTTGTATGTTGAAATGGTTGAATCCAGCTATTGCCCTCGCCTCTATCGTCCCGTGAAGATTTGGAAATGA